A portion of the Mytilus galloprovincialis chromosome 12, xbMytGall1.hap1.1, whole genome shotgun sequence genome contains these proteins:
- the LOC143054226 gene encoding melatonin receptor type 1B-B-like, producing the protein MMESDITYPCLQMMKNTSDGVKNLTCLQNDDGGRPLVVNPALFDSHFNLAMIYISVIAVALFIGTFGNLMILLVAFWSRGLNKVGKEFMVNLALADLCVAAIADPMCIVGVIKGEHFFSDKPWLCNLIASMCLTACFCAFASLTMLSLNRYVYLCHNEIYDKMYGRITCIVICVMCWIAAFLCEFPNFIGWGGHYFDQEANQCIWDRTSSLSYTLFVAIGLIGFPLLTMTICFILIFRRIWNTKKALYDIDEGKDGRMGKVMVESFRAAKTIFVIFVVFVICWTPYAVVIAIDVENTLPMPVHLFLTLLAHLHSSCNFIIYFVGNKRFRVVLGRILGCHDKTAVLSETKSSSVPDSPGTTRYNNFSGIIPQLKINKKQTSTGSDSYDGHI; encoded by the exons ATGATGGAATCAGATATTACTTATCCCTGTCTACAG atgatgaAAAATACATCAGATGGAGTCAAGAATCTGACATGTCTGCAGAATGACGACGGCGGGAGACCGTTAGTGGTGAATCCCGCCCTTTTTGACTCGCATTTCAACTTGGCAATGATTTACATATCAGTTATAGCGGTGGCGCTTTTCATTGGAACTTTTGGAAACTTGATGATACTACTCGTAGCCTTTTGGTCAAGAGGATTGAATAAAGTTGGTAAAGAATTTATGGTCAATCTGGCACTGGCCGATCTTTGTGTGGCTGCCATTGCTGATCCAATGTGTATTGTAG GTGTGATAAAAGGTGAGCATTTTTTCAGTGATAAGCCATGGCTGTGTAACCTGATCGCCAGTATGTGTCTGACCGCCTGTTTCTGTGCTTTCGCCAGTCTAACCATGCTGTCATTGAACCGGTACGTCTACCTCTGTCACAACGAGATATACGACAAAATGTACGGACGTATAACTTGCATTGTTATATGCGTAATGTGTTGGATTGCTGCCTTCCTTTGTGAGTTCCCGAATTTCATCGGATGGGGCGGCCATTACTTTGACCAAGAGGCCAATCAATGTATATGGGATCGAACAAGCAGCTTGTCCTATACTCTTTTTGTAGCGATTGGCTTAATTGGTTTTCCTCTTCTGACGATGACGATTTGCTTCATTCTTATATTTCGTCGGATTTGGAACACCAAGAAAGCCCTTTACGATATAGACGAAGGAAAAGATGGACGGATGGGGAAGGTCATGGTAGAGAGTTTCCGAGCAGCCAAGACTATATTTGTCATCTTCGTGGTTTTTGTCATCTGCTGGACACCATATGCTGTGGTCATTGCCATTGATGTTGAGAACACACTTCCAATGCCCGTACACCTGTTTCTTACACTTCTGGCACATCTCCATTCGAGTTGCAATTTCATCATTTACTTCGTTGGAAACAAGAGGTTCCGAGTAGTTCTGGGACGCATCTTGGGATGTCATGACAAAACAGCTGTTCTGTCCGAAACCAAGAGTTCCAGTGTTCCTGACAGTCCAGGTACAACCAGATATAATAATTTTAGTGGAATAATACCACAGCTGAagataaataagaaacaaacatCGACCGGATCAGATTCCTATGATGGTCATATATGA